ACCCTCCTGGGATTCCATATTGGAATCAGCCACCTGGCGCGCCAGTTCCGTCATCCGTTCTACAATGAATTTAGAATCTTCCACGGACAAGGTCTGGACTACCTTATTATTATTTTCATCAACCGAGGTATAAGTGAATTGATTTCTCCCTTTGGTGAAATTAATTTTTTTACCCATCTCTTTTTCAATCTGATTTGTGATTTGGGCCTCATCTTTTTCATTTGGGCCTTCGGTGATAATTTTATCGACAATGTTGCTTGCAACCTTATCTATAATGGCTTGACGTTTGCCTTCCGATGAGATGCTGACACTGTCTGCAGAAACCTTGTTGGCATCGCTGAATTTATTTTTACCCAGCAGCTTACCCTGACTGAATTGCCTTGAATACACTTTCAAGACATTTTGTATTTGGTATGAAGGTATCTGCATTTTAATTTTCTCCTTAACCCCACTATCGGCTTGGTAAAATTAAAACTTTAGAAAAAAATTGTTAATCGTCAAAATCTCCTTCAGGACCTTTGTCGGAGGTGATCCGTGAGGCCTTTTCAATGATTTTTTCCCGGGTCCATTCATCTTTTTGTTCGATTTTTTCTGCTTTGAAGCCCGGCATGTGCGACTGGGTCTCCAGAATTTGTTTTTTTACCAGGTCCGCTGTACCTGTTGCGTTAAATACGTCCGTGAGCAGCGTAAAAACAAAATTTTCCACATCTTTGACCATTCGTTCCCGAATCGGCGCGTCCTGGGCTGTCAGCGTATTTTCAAACGGATTGTTCAGCTTTTTGAAATTCCCCTTTTGCCAGTCATTGGCTGCGGCAAAATCGCACATTTTTTCCCAGGTGGCCTGGGAGACCCCTTTGCCCGGCTCTTTGATGAAGGCGCCGGACTCATCCATGATGGCATTGCCGAAGTCATTTACCTTTACCCCCCAGGAGATCATTTGAAGGGCCGTGGCAACATTGGCCTTTGTGGTTTTGGTGTGTTTGGCGATCTGGCGCAAACGATCGGAGTTGTTTCCTGATGTCCCGTGCTGGGCGCCGGAAATTCCGTAAGGGGCCAATGTCCTGTGGATTTCTGCCGTCAGTTCAACATTGATACCTGCATCGCTTTGTTCAATGCCGTGGGTTGTGCCGTTGTTCAGGGCGATCCAGTCCGGAAAAATGCCGTGGGCATTGAGGCCTTGGATAAGAAACAATGCTTCTTCAGCGGTCGAAAGACCCTGTTCACCTTTTATCTCACCCACTTCGGTTTCAAGCCCTGCCCATTCAGGGACATACGGATTTAATTCAATATTGGCCAAAAGGTTCTGGTCATCTGGCATGTGGGATGCATCAATGGCAATGGAGGTGATGCCGGTATCAAACAGGGACAGGATTTCGGTCTTTGCAGGTGTAACGTCTTCGGGTTTTTTAATTCCGAAATGGTCTGCATGAATGGCCACGGGAACGGTTATCCCCATTTCATTCATATATGCATCGGTCTGCCTTGCAATGTTCCAAAGGCTGGTGGCACAATAGGCCCCGGTACCACCCTCGGAGCGGGCAATTTCAATGATAACCGCTGCATTGGCACGCTGGGCTGCGGCAAGAGTTCCCTTGATGACAAAGGCGTTTCTACCGTTGGCTGCAATGGTCATGCAACCGCCTTTGGCCAACATGGCGCGGTCAATATATTTGCCGCTGACAATGAGTGCCTTTGAATGGGGGAAACACTTTTTCACATTGGGGGGCCTGCCGTAATCAAGCAGTTTGCAGTATTCTTCGGATTGTGAATAGGTCATGATGAAATCCTCCCGTATGTAAGTAATATATTGTAGGTAAAGAATGGTTAGGAATCATAAACTTTTCACATTAAAA
This window of the uncultured Desulfobacter sp. genome carries:
- a CDS encoding DVU0524 family FlgM-associated protein, which produces MQIPSYQIQNVLKVYSRQFSQGKLLGKNKFSDANKVSADSVSISSEGKRQAIIDKVASNIVDKIITEGPNEKDEAQITNQIEKEMGKKINFTKGRNQFTYTSVDENNNKVVQTLSVEDSKFIVERMTELARQVADSNMESQEGV
- a CDS encoding class II fructose-bisphosphate aldolase is translated as MTYSQSEEYCKLLDYGRPPNVKKCFPHSKALIVSGKYIDRAMLAKGGCMTIAANGRNAFVIKGTLAAAQRANAAVIIEIARSEGGTGAYCATSLWNIARQTDAYMNEMGITVPVAIHADHFGIKKPEDVTPAKTEILSLFDTGITSIAIDASHMPDDQNLLANIELNPYVPEWAGLETEVGEIKGEQGLSTAEEALFLIQGLNAHGIFPDWIALNNGTTHGIEQSDAGINVELTAEIHRTLAPYGISGAQHGTSGNNSDRLRQIAKHTKTTKANVATALQMISWGVKVNDFGNAIMDESGAFIKEPGKGVSQATWEKMCDFAAANDWQKGNFKKLNNPFENTLTAQDAPIRERMVKDVENFVFTLLTDVFNATGTADLVKKQILETQSHMPGFKAEKIEQKDEWTREKIIEKASRITSDKGPEGDFDD